From one Cryptomeria japonica unplaced genomic scaffold, Sugi_1.0 HiC_scaffold_405, whole genome shotgun sequence genomic stretch:
- the LOC131871377 gene encoding rust resistance kinase Lr10-like, whose translation MNSGSIGKVENFLQSYIHEMPTRYSFSQLKKITNDFSDKLGEGGFGMVYKGKLPSGFFVAVKLLDQSRQSESQFMNEVATLGTIHHVHLVRLMGYCFEGFRSALVYEYMANGSLEKFLFQGKEQEQKLSWEQLYSIALGAARGIAYLHQDCNRRIIHFDIKPHNILLDADFTPKVADFGLAKLYGKGDDHVSITATRGTPGYVAPEVWNINLGGVTDKSDVYSFGMLLMEIAGRRKNIELQVSHSSQLYFPEWAFKLIESGELEKRLREKGRCDMEVEDEEKVRRMTKVGLWCIQYNSNDRPSMSRVVQMLEGNGDDVSNPPLPFNSSPPREVPLSSSSEEYSSVV comes from the coding sequence ATGAATTCAGGGTCTATTGGGAAAGTGGAGAATTTTCTCCAAAGTTATATTCATGAAATGCCGACCAGATATTCATTCTCTCAGCTAAAGAAGATCACTAACGACTTTTCAGATAAACTTGGGGAAGGAGGATTCGGCATGGTTTATAAAGGAAAGCTCCCGAGCGGTTTTTTTGTGGCTGTAAAACTTTTGGATCAGTCGAGACAGAGTGAGAGCCAGTTCATGAATGAGGTTGCAACTCTGGGAACCATTCATCACGTTCACTTGGTTCGCCTCATGGGTTATTGTTTTGAAGGTTTCAGAAGCGCACTTGTATATGAGTACATGGCCAATGGATCCCTAGAGAAGTTTCTATTTCAAGGAAAAGAACAAGAACAGAAGCTCAGTTGGGAGCAATTGTATTCAATTGCTTTGGGCGCTGCGCGCGGAATTGCGTATTTGCACCAAGATTGTAACAGGCGCATCATTCATTTTGACATTAAGCCTCACAATATTTTACTGGATGCAGATTTCACGCCCAAAGTAGCTGATTTTGGTCTCGCTAAACTGTATGGGAAGGGAGACGACCACGTATCAATTACGGCAACCAGAGGGACGCCAGGATATGTTGCGCCAGAGGTGTGGAATATAAATTTGGGAGGTGTAACAGACAAATCAGATGTTTACAGTTTTGGAATGCTATTAATGGAGATAGCGGGAAGGAGGAAGAACATTGAGTTGCAGGTGAGCCATTCGAGTCAACTTTATTTTCCGGAATGGGCGTTCAAATTGATAGAAAGTGGGGAGTTGGAAAAGAGGTTGAGAGAAAAAGGTCGATGCGACATGGAAGTGGAAGATGAAGAGAAGGTGAGGAGAATGACGAAAGTAGGACTTTGGTGTATTCAATACAATTCCAATGACCGACCATCAATGAGCAGGGTGGTACAAATGCTGGAAGGAAACGGTGATGATGTAAGCAATCCTCCATTACCTTTCAACTCCTCCCCACCGCGTGAAGTACCATTGTCATCTTCCTCCGAAGAATATTCATCCGTGGTATAG